One Vigna unguiculata cultivar IT97K-499-35 chromosome 11, ASM411807v1, whole genome shotgun sequence DNA window includes the following coding sequences:
- the LOC114170135 gene encoding uncharacterized protein LOC114170135, which yields MAGGRGRRIGANNSADEIAHAIHRLVDAMQPQQVVLPQPAPRPVSMDDFMRHKPAKFNGKATPDDADAWIRECEKILRVLGCSDEQKLTYATFLLVSDAEYWWVGMQQQMGTREEEVNWENFKKRFMEKYFPDSAKHEREAEFLTLQQGNMTVQAYVNRFEYLARFYTQNITEEWRCRKFEKGLRHELLRVLVPLRIREFPLLVEQAKSVEQLEMGPSRVARPQRNVAEARHQKKPYNRPQTSPSGLKCFQCRGAHLKRDCPRLARNAGSSGGGRKCFVCDQPGHFADRCPNKKTVTES from the coding sequence ATGGCTGGCGGAAGAGGTAGAAGGATTGGTGCCAATAACTCAGCTGATGAAATTGCCCATGCTATTCACCGATTAGTTGACGCCATGCAGCCACAACAGGTGGTGCTACCACAGCCTGCACCACGACCTGTCAGCATGGATGATTTCATGAGGCACAAACCAGCCAAGTTCAATGGCAAAGCCACTCCTGACGACGCAGATGCGTGGATCAGGGAGTGCGAAAAGATATTACGTGTACTAGGCTGCTCAGATGAACAAAAACTTACCTATGCCACCTTTCTCTTGGTGAGTGATGCAGAATATTGGTGGGTTGGTATGCAGCAGCAGATGGGGACTAGGGAGGAGGAAGTGAACTGGGAGAATTTCAAAAAGAGATTTATGGAAAAATACTTTCCGGACAGTGCTAAGCATGAGAGGGAGGCTGAGTTCTTGACTTTGCAACAGGGCAATATGACCGTGCAGGCTTATGTTAACAGATTTGAGTATCTGGCGAGGTTTTACACCCAGAATATCACCGAGGAATGGCGCTGTCGGAAATTTGAGAAGGGTCTGCGACATGAATTGCTCAGGGTTCTGGTGCCACTCAGGATCAGAGAATTTCCTCTTTTGGTGGAACAAGCAAAAAGTGTAGAACAATTAGAGATGGGGCCTAGCCGTGTGGCCAGACCGCAGAGGAATGTTGCGGAGGCTAGACACCAGAAGAAACCTTATAACCGACCTCAGACATCGCCATCAGGGTTGAAGTGTTTCCAGTGTAGGGGAGCACATTTAAAAAGAGACTGCCCCAGACTTGCTCGTAACGCGGGGAGTAGTGGAGGAGGGCGAAAATgttttgtttgtgatcaacccgGCCACTTTGCAGACAGGTGCCCTAATAAAAAGACGGTCACAGAGTCATGA